A region of the Bacillota bacterium genome:
ACGGCGTAACCTCGCTCGCGTACACGGGCAAGGATGCCGCGCAGTTCGCCCGGGTCCATTACGGTGCGGGGGGTGTAACAGGGATACCCGGGCAGCTGCGAGAGCACGCGCTCCTGCCAGGCCGGCGGCAGGAAGGCCAGAATGGCCTGTGGGGAAGCTCCCGCGTGCAGGGGATAACGCCCGCCGAGCCGGGCCGTCAGGCGGACGGGCTGCAGGCTCTCGCGCAGATCGACCACCACTGCTTCCAACCCGTGGCGCTCGACAAGGTGTATGGACTCGCCGGTGGCGAGAGCCAGCTCGTCGAGGACAGGGGCCGCCGCCCTGACCAGGCTCATGCGCTCTCGGGCGCCGTGGGCCAGGAAGAGGAGGCCAGGGCCCAGGCGGTATCGGGAGGTTTCCGGCTCCTGACGCACCAGGTGGTGGCGTTCCAGGGTCTTCAGGAGGCGGAAGATCTGGTTCTTGGGGAGGCGCAGTTCCCGTGCCAGTTCGCTGATCCCGGCCGCGCCGGGATCGGGCCAGCAGGCCAGTTGCGCCAGCAACCGGACCGCCTTGTCCACGCTGGCAATGGTATAGATATCCGGCGCTTCCTGTTTCTGGCGGCCGGCGTCGTGGCTTGCGACATCAGGGGAGGGCAGCTTGCCCAACGGCGATCCCCCGATCCGGGCCTGCGGCCGGTGGTGCGGGGCCGATCCGCCGGTACCACCGGCCGCAGGTAGAGGTTTCCGCTCCGCTTCTCTTGTGGCGCTTCGCTACGCCCTGCTGCCCGGGCCAGGAGCCGGTCTCCTGGATGGCTGCGTTTTGGCTACTAAAACACCGTTTTGCTCCCGGCGCAGTTGTGAAACCTTTCGCCATGTGATCGGACATTCCTTCCCGGCTCTGCGTTTTCCGTCGGGTGGTTCAGCAGTTCGTTAAAAGCCCCCTCCCGGTATGGTAGACAGCAGGAAGACCGCCTGCGGCGACCGCGGTGCCGGCCCGATGGCTGGCGGAGGCGGTGCTGCTCGAGCGGGAGCTCGGG
Encoded here:
- a CDS encoding IclR family transcriptional regulator — its product is MGKLPSPDVASHDAGRQKQEAPDIYTIASVDKAVRLLAQLACWPDPGAAGISELARELRLPKNQIFRLLKTLERHHLVRQEPETSRYRLGPGLLFLAHGARERMSLVRAAAPVLDELALATGESIHLVERHGLEAVVVDLRESLQPVRLTARLGGRYPLHAGASPQAILAFLPPAWQERVLSQLPGYPCYTPRTVMDPGELRGILARVRERGYAVSDEDVDPGARAVGAAIFDPAGLPRGAVSIAGPAFRLPMSVIERYGALVRRAAADISVRMGALPPGTRPSLPGQPGRRIHGPSRSSEVERPVHEQNRRESV